In Shewanella sp. GD04112, the sequence CTTATCTGCCAATGAGCATGATTGGTTTGAGCTAGCAAAAGCCAAAGCCATCAAAAAATATGTAACCCCTAAAGTCACCGAGGTTAAAGGCTCACACTCTCGTGAGCTGGTTGCAAAAGAAAAAGCCAAACGGGTGCGGTTTTTACTGAGCCAAGGCTTTAATTACGAACAAGTCTCCTACGCCTTAGATTACGACCCTTTGGCAGATAATGATGACTAACGTCATGGCATAAACTCGCCGCCCTTGGCTTGTCTGGTCATTGTCTTTTGCGTTCGGCCGACGTGTTGATTCGGCTCATCGACTCCTCTTTACCGCTTGGCTTTTGTGATAAGCCATGTCTTAGCGGCAAACTCACCGAAAATATGAGATTCCTAAGCCTATATCGCTATTCAAGGCTGGTCGTCTTTCCTCAGTCTGCTTATAATGCTGGGCAAATAGAAATACGGCTACCTTATGGTGTAGCTGGTCATGCTTACCCAATTCAGGACGATTTCATGTATCAAACGACAGCAGCGCTTAGAAGTGCTTTCCTCGAATTTTTCCGCAGCAATGGTCACCAAGTTGTGGACAGTAGTTCTCTTGTACCAGGCAACGATCCCACGCTTTTATTCACCAACGCCGGTATGAACCAGTTCAAGGACGTGTTTCTTGGCATGGACAAACGTAGCTATACACGTGCGACCACTGCCCAACGCTGCGTCCGTGCGGGTGGTAAACACAACGATTTAGATAACGTTGGTTATACCGCGCGTCACCATACTTTCTTCGAAATGCTGGGTAACTTCAGTTTTGGTGATTACTTCAAAGAAGATGCGATTCACTTTGGTTGGACCTTCCTGACCGAAGTTTTGAAGCTGCCAAAGGAGCGTCTGTGTGTGACTGTTTACCAAACAGACGATGAAGCCTTTGAAATTTGGAATAAAAAGATTGGTGTTGCCGCTGAAAACATCATTCGTATCGGCGATAACAAGGGCGCGCCATACGCTTCAGATAACTTCTGGCAAATGGGTGACACAGGTCCTTGTGGTCCATGTACCGAAATTT encodes:
- a CDS encoding regulatory protein RecX, with the protein product MLEKGFEVVDIDPVLDDCEASGFINDKRYAELLVRSHIARGHGPIRIRQAIAQKGLSKDCIEAALSANEHDWFELAKAKAIKKYVTPKVTEVKGSHSRELVAKEKAKRVRFLLSQGFNYEQVSYALDYDPLADNDD